The proteins below come from a single Malus domestica chromosome 03, GDT2T_hap1 genomic window:
- the LOC103419166 gene encoding putative invertase inhibitor — MKPIAAAFFFLSTLCAGRFVVVACNGQGQGESEGSNTAAAAGEVNMKLLEQACQHSPRKDLCIESLEKDSNSKGADLIGLAYIAVRLAAAMAADVDEHMRSLLMHNATTLDPMIQQGLADCVEHYSDANDQLDDCTAAISASNFKDVEVWVNVAISDADFCDKSLKGQESVMVAKNKAFRLLCNNILSIIKALPAEK; from the coding sequence atgaagcCAATTGCAGCAGCATTTTTCTTCCTCTCAACATTGTGTGCCGGAAGATTTGTCGTGGTCGCCTGTAATGGTCAAGGTCAAGGTGAAAGTGAAGGAAGCAACACCGCTGCCGCCGCGGGGGAGGTGAATATGAAGCTTCTTGAACAAGCGTGCCAGCATTCACCCAGGAAGGACTTATGCATCGAATCCCTAGAGAAGGACTCGAACAGCAAGGGCGCTGACCTCATAGGCCTCGCCTACATTGCCGTCCGGCTGGCCGCGGCAATGGCCGCCGACGTGGACGAGCACATGCGGTCGTTGCTCATGCACAACGCCACCACCTTGGACCCCATGATTCAGCAGGGGTTGGCGGACTGCGTTGAGCACTACTCCGATGCCAACGACCAGCTTGACGACTGCACCGCCGCCATCTCGGCGAGTAACTTCAAGGACGTTGAAGTGTGGGTCAACGTGGCGATTTCTGACGCCGACTTCTGCGACAAATCTCTTAAGGGACAGGAATCCGTGATGGTAGCGAAGAACAAAGCGTTCCGCCTGTTGTGCAATAATATTTTGTCCATAATCAAGGCCTTGCCTGCTGAAAAGTGA